The nucleotide window TATCCCGGAAATAGGTAGCATATACCCAGGTGGAATAGATCACATTAGCTGTGCCGGCGGGGCCTTGCGGACCAACAGGACCTTGAGGGCCGGCAGGACCCTGCAATGACAAGGCCGCACCCCATGCACCGCCTGTTTTAGGACCATACAGGTTGTAGGAAGATTTATCCAGGTAATAATCTCCATTGTTACCCAATGCAGCAGCAGGAGCACCTGTTCCGCTGAGAATCTGACTGCCGGCTGCACCAGTAGCACCAGTAGCACCAGTAGCTCCGGTTGCACCAGTTGCCCCCATCAGGCTGATAGGTGTACCCCAACCTTCAGCTTTGGGGCCATAAAATTTTGAGCTGGAAAGATCCAGATAAAAATCACCATTTGCACCAATGTTGGCTGCCGGCGCACCATTGCCGCTGTAAATCTTACTCCCTGCAGGCCCCTGTATTCCCTGCACTCCTTGCGGACCAACAGGTCCCTGATCTCCTTTTTTACAGCCTGCCCATATCAGCAGCAGCGCTAAAAAAAACATGGTTACATGTGATAACTGTTTCATGCTAGATTTGTTTTTAGTATTGATTGAAGTTGATTTGTTAGTTTGTTTGCAGCAATGGCCTGCCTCCCCGTTTTTTAAAACAGGTATTCCTGAAAGGACCGGCCATACGATTCCCACCAACCACCCGCTTTTGCTACGATGTGGTTTAATTATGGGAATAAGCCAGGTGCTTACATGCTATTGTCTTCTAAAAAATTGTTTCATGGCGTTTTGTGACAGTTATTTTAATAGTATATCCGCCAGAGAAAACCGATAGGACTTCCGGCATTTGGGGCTGTATTGATTTCCTTTTGGGGTTTATGCATGGCTATCCACTGCAACCAGGCATACTCGAATATATCAATCTAAATCTGTTCCATGTATTGCTATTCTTGAATAAAGATTTTGGGGTGATATTGGTGATCGGCATGAACTATGGCTTTGGCACCACTAAATTACCATTCCAGGCAACACTAAAATAGTAAAAAATCGAAATCTCCCTGCGCGTTCAAACAGGAAATATCGGAGATCGAACGAATAATTGTTTAACTGGTGCCTTTTCGCTGATAACTGGCAGAAGCGATACATCTCTGTCTGGCCGGTCATCATCATAAAGAAAAAGGTGGCCAATGGCCACCTCCTGTTAGTTTTTCAGAGAAGACATATCGACCACAAACCGATAATGTACATCACTTTTTAACATCCGCTCATAGGCTTCATTAATATCCTGCATTTTAATCACTTCAATATCTGCAGTGATATTATGCTTGCCACAGAAATCAAGCATCTCCTGCGTTTCAGCGATGCCCCCTATCACAGAACCGGCTATCGCCTTTCTGCCCAGGATCATAGGCGCTGTATCGATCATCTCTTCCAGATTACCGAAGAAACCTACCAGCACCAGGGTACCACTCACTCTCAGCGTAGACATATAATGATTCACATCATGCACATAAGGAACAGTATCAATAATTAAATCAAACTTTCCTTTCACCCGTTCCATCTGTGTATCATCTGTAGAAATAACCACCTGGTCTGCTCCCAGTTCCAGCGCATCCTTTTCCTTATTCGGAGATCTGGAGAAGAGCGTAACATGTGCACCCAGGGCTTTGGCTAGTTTGATGGCCATATGTCCGAGACCACCCAAACCGACAACCGCCACATTACTGCCGGAGCCAGCCTTCCAATGTTTCAACGGAGACCAGGTAGTAATACCCGCACACAGCAAAGGAGCCGTGCCGGCCGGGTCCAAGTTCTCAGGTACTTTTAATACAAAGTGCTCATCTACAGTCACCTTTTCAGAATAACCTCCATAGGTTGATGTTCCCAGGTGTTTGTCGGGGCCGTTGTAAGTGAGGGTGAAACCGGGAATACAATACTGTTCCAGATCCTGTTTGCAGTTTTCACATTCCCTGCAGGAATCGACCAGACAGCCCACTGCCACCAGATCTCCCACTTTGACTTTGGAGACTGCATCACCGACTTTGGTTACCCTGCCTACAATTTCGTGGCCGGGAACAGCGGGATAAATAGTACCGCCCCAGTCATTACGGGCTACATGCAGGTCAGAGTGGCACACACCGCAAAATAAAATATCCATTTCCACATCTTTCGGCGTCACTTCCCTGCGTTCAATAACGATTTCTTTTAATGGAGCATCGGCGGCCTCCGTGCCAAAAGCTTTTACTTTAAATTTTTCCATTGCTTGTTATTTTAATCCGGTATTACTTCGTTTAAACATTGGAGGGCATTGAGCGTCCTCGGATAACCGATATAGGGCAATAGTTGTGTGGTAACGCCCAACAGGGTGGCTTTATCATTACCTACATTTACATTACCGCGGATATGCCCTTGTACCTGCGCTTCCACTCCGCCCAGCGAAATGAGCATCGCATAGGTGATCAGCTCTCTTGTTTTTAAATCCAATCCTTTACGGGTGATATAATCGCCAAAACAATTGGCGGAAAGATATTGCTGAATATGCAGCTGGTCTTTCGGTGCTTCCTGATACATTTTATCAATGCGGTCACCGAAGATGGAACGCTGTACTAGCAATCCTTTCTCCTGGCGGTTTTCCCGGCTGGTAGTCGTTTGTCCGTCCAATGGCAATGCTACCCCTCTTCTTTGCAGGATCTCATTGGTGGCATGAATAAAATCCAATACTTTGGCAATGCCCACATAAGGGACTGCCTGATATACGATCTCTTTCAGTTCCACAGGTGTTACACCGGCATTCAGGGCGCCGTTGGCCATGAAGGTAAATTCGCTGAGAGCCTGACAGGCAATGGTAGACGCTACAATCACTATCATCCTGGTTCTGGTGTCGAGGTTGCCATAACTCACGACTTCATCATAAGCAAAATTGTCAAACACTTCTATCAGCTCAGGATCTGTTTCCTTTAACTTCGACACATCATGCGGGAATAACATTTTATGATTGTGTATAGCCGTTTCCGTTAGTTTCACTTCCGGAGGCGGATCATCGTCCATGGTTTGATGTACCCGATCGTATTCTTCATCCGTTACACGTTCCAGCCATTTTACGGCGCCATCTTTGGTGATGTTGGTTATCGCTATATGTGTGAAACCGCTGTCGCGTGTGGCGCCATGCCAGTGCACTATGCCGGAAGGTATCACCACCACATCGCCTTGGGTCAGTAGTCTGGCTGGTTTGCCTTTTTCCTGATAATACCCTTTTCCCGCTGTTACCAGCAGAATCTGTCCTGCCGGATGTGTATGCCAGTTGTTTCGGCAGCCTGGCTCAAATACCACGTCACCAATGGAATAGGTACCCGTTTCATCCTGTGGTACCAGGATTTTCACCCAGGCTGTACCGGTGAAGTAGTCAGCCGGCGCTTTTTCCCCTTTGGGGAAAATGGCGTTTCCGTTTTCCGTTGTTTCCATTTTTGCTGATTTAGCTTGTTGTACGCAATCATCCGTCTTCAGCCGTTTTAAAGTGCCTTCCACTGTAGTGCTGATCTGTTCAGGCCGGCTGCCGTGTACCTGTTTTCCTTTTCGGATACTGATATCTCTTGTTGTATTAAGGTGCCAGGCCCTCCTGCCCGTTCTTCGTTGAAATAATTAACAATTTGTTTTAATGCTTTGTTCCCCGGCAGGCCCGAACTGCCGATGACTGTGCAAAGATCCCGGCTGCTTTTTAATGTGTTATTATCCGGATTACTGTATTCCCTACCAAAATCACTGGTACGTGGATATGAGCCATCTAAACCGCCGTGGAAGCAGTATCTTTGAATCAGATTTAACAGTCGCTTATGGATAAAATAGTGAGATTTGATCACGTCAGTCAGTACAACGACTACAACAATCATGAAACCCTGCACCCGCTGGTAAGTGTGGTAGATTTTTCGAACGCGGGCCTCCGGCCTCCTGCCCATATTAACATGGGGTTTTACACCGTCTTTCTTAAAGATGTAAAGTGTGGTGATATCCGGTATGGGCGTCATTTTTACGATTATCAGGAAGGAACCCTGGTGTTTCTGGCTCCTGGACAGGTGATCAAAATTGAATGTAATCATGGTCCATATTACCAGCCTAAGGGTCATGCATTGGTCTTTCATCCTGATCTGCTTAGGGGTACTTCACTGGGTCGTCACATGAATGACTATACGTTTTTTTCCTATGATGTGCATGAGGCGCTGCATCTGTCTGAGCGGGAGAGACAAACCGTGCTGGACTGCTTTTCAAAAATTGATTTTGAACTCAGGCATGCTATCGACAAACATAGTAAAACACTGATCGTTACCAATATTGAGCTCTTCCTCAATTATTGCCAGCGTTTTTATGACCGGCAGTTCCTCACCCGTGACAATGAACACAAGGGTATTTTAGCACGGTTCGAACAGCTGCTTAATGAGTATTTTCTTTCAGACAAACCTCAGACAATAGGTTTGCCTTCTGTAGGATATTGTGCCGGCCAGCTGAATCTTTCTTCCAATTACTTTGGCGATTTAATTAAAAAAGAGACCGGTAAATCTGCGCAGGAATATATACAGGCCAAACTGATAGATGTGGCCAAGGAAAGGATCTTCGACATCAACAAATCGGTTAGTGAAATTGCCTATGAACTGGGATTTAAATATCCTCAGCATTTCAGCCGTTTATTCAAACAACGGGTAGGGCATACACCCAACGAATACAGGATGCTCAATTAATGAACATCAACATTTTTCCGGAAAAATCATCTCCCGGAAAAATGTTGATGTTCAGTGGATGATACCGTTTACCGGTGAATACGGTAAGACAGGCCCACATTCACCGTAGTTGGTGTCCCGGGGAAAAGACCGCCCCAGAAATCATAACGGTGGGTGAAATACCGCTCATTCAGCAGATTGTTGGCAGTCAGGCTTACACCCCAGTTATGCCAGTTATAATTCAGTGAGAGGTTCAGCAAATTATAGGAAGGAATGGCGCCATTGCCTCCATCTGCAGATGGCTCCTCTGTATTCAGCGCATCATTATACTGTTTTCCGGTAAAGGTATTCCAGGCATTTACAATCAACTCACCTGCACCGACACGGGTCTGATATTTGGCTCCTATCGTCAGCAATTGCTGTGGCGCATAGGGCAACAGGTTTCCCTTATTGGCTCCCTCTTCGAAAGTAGCACGTTGTAAAGCACCGGTAGTATATAAGCGCATACCTTTAAAAGGCAGTACATTCAGTTCAAACTCAATACCCTTGTGCATAGCTTTACCAGCATTAGAGAAAACGCCGCCTTCTTCCGTCAGTTTATGGTTAAAGTCCAGTATATACCCACTCAGGCTCAGGTCCAGCCAGTTTACCGGCGTAGTACGGATACCCACTTCATAGTTGTTGGATGTTTCAGCTCCCAGGCTGTGACCATCTTTAACAGTGCCCGGATCTAAAGCGGCATACAAAACCGGAGGATTGTAACCTTTGGAAACAGTGGAATAAACCCTGAATCTTTCTACCGGTTTGTACAATAACCCGAAGGAATATATGAAAACACTGGTCTCAGTAGACAACTTCTGACCGGTCATATAATCGCTCTGCCCATAGTTGATAGCGGTATACCGTAAACCCGGAGTAAAGCTCAACTTATCAGAGAAATGTATCTCATTCTGTATATAACCTTCCATTACGTTGGTAGGAATGGTGGTAGAGAAGGTAGTTTTGCCGATATGTTGCAGCGGATCATCTCCCATCACCTTTATGCTATTGGTCTGGTCTCCCAGGTATTTCAGCCCTACGATCAATGAATTATCCAACCCAAACAACTTATTGGTACGGTTATACTCCAATACAGCACCACCGGTGAAGATGTCCCTCAGATCTCCCAGGATGGATTTTTTATCCCGTTTGGTATCATACCACCAGTTACGTTTAAAATAGTTGGCAAAAACAGACAGGGAAAGTGTATTGGTAGCATCCAGGGTTTTCTTATAGGTGATAGCCGTGGAATAACGCTGCGCGTAGAAGTGATCGAATGGGTTGACACTTTGCCGGTAGTTGTCTTTGTACTGCAGTTCGGAAAGGCCTCCCGGTGTTTCAGCATCTTCTGTATAAACATTTCCGGAAACGGAAAGCTCGTTGGTAGAATCCAGTTTGGCGCCTACCCGAAAGGTAACATCGTTGGTATTAAAAGCAGACCTGCTGGTACGGAAGCCATTACCCTGCCGGCGGTTGTAGTTGACATAATAATTAAACTTACCGTTATCCCCGTATGCAGATGCATTCGCATTTAAATAGTTATAGCTGCCTGCTTCAATACTGGCTTCTGCATTGGGTTTCCCCTGCCCTTTTTTTGTAATCAGGTTGATGACACCGCCGATGGAACCGGCACCATACAATACCGGTGAAGCACCTTTGATCACTTCAATCCGCTCCAGTGAAGCAATGGGCAACATATAATAGGCTCCCAGCTGGCCATAGCTTTGTCCTAATGGGATTTTTCCATCTACCAGTACCACCACATACCCGTTTCTGCCAGGGTCAAGGCCGCGCAATCCTATTCCCGGCTTTAACCCGCGACCATCTTCATCCTGATAATTGGCACCGGGGATCAGGCGGATGGCATCGCCTACTGACTGGATACCCAGTTCTTTGATCTGCCGGTTGTTAACGATATTGACCGTACTCGCCAGATTTTTAATCTTATTGTTTAAGCCATTGGAAGTAACCGTTACATCCTGCAGGGATATGTTCCAGAGGCTGTCTCCGGGTACCGTTTTCTTCCCTTGTGGCGAAGTATCCTGTGTGTATCCATTTAAAACCGAACCGATTAAAAGTGAAAAGAGACAAGCAGTAGGTAATGCTCTCATAAATCAATGTGTGTGTTTTTAAAAACAGGGCACAAAGATATTTGGATGTATCGGATACGGCTACTCGAACACGGAAAAAATGGATAATAGGAAAACAAAAAATCTAAACTATATAATATTGATATTCATAACAATAATCATCAATGCTCTATTCGAATCAGAAAAAAATGAGCAGCAACAAAAAAAGCTGGCCGTTATGCCGGCCAGCTTTTTTGTCGATGACTATTTTACATTCCGCAACAGACCTGCGTGTTGTACCACTTCACCCCATCACTCACCAACATCAGTTTATCACCCTGACCTACAGTCAGATTGTTTTCTGCTGTATACGGAGGCGTGCCGTTCACACCTCTGTTTACAAAAGCACCGCTTATTTTCCAGCGGTTGCTGCCGCTTGTTTTATCGACGATCACGATTTCGCGGTTTTTGTTTTGTTCCGGTGCCGGCAGTGTGATCTGCCGTGGCTGTGAGATATCGGGCAGCAGCACTACGCGGATGCTGGCCGGTACGAGGTAGTTAGTATCCGGTGCGATGACCAGCCCTCTGGTCATATTTCCCAGCCACCATACATCCCGGATCTGCAGGGTGTCCTGGCCGGGTATAGCGATAGCGCTGTCGCCCACCGTCACCAGCTGCAGTTTAGCAAACGACGTACGCCCCTTACCGTTATTCTTCAGAAAGCCGTTGATTTTACTGGTTTTGTTTTCCAGGATCAACTCAGTACCGCAGCAATCACCGGTCAGTAACACGCTGTCGGCGCTGATTTTATGTACCCGCTGCG belongs to Chitinophaga sp. HK235 and includes:
- a CDS encoding NAD(P)-dependent alcohol dehydrogenase; protein product: MEKFKVKAFGTEAADAPLKEIVIERREVTPKDVEMDILFCGVCHSDLHVARNDWGGTIYPAVPGHEIVGRVTKVGDAVSKVKVGDLVAVGCLVDSCRECENCKQDLEQYCIPGFTLTYNGPDKHLGTSTYGGYSEKVTVDEHFVLKVPENLDPAGTAPLLCAGITTWSPLKHWKAGSGSNVAVVGLGGLGHMAIKLAKALGAHVTLFSRSPNKEKDALELGADQVVISTDDTQMERVKGKFDLIIDTVPYVHDVNHYMSTLRVSGTLVLVGFFGNLEEMIDTAPMILGRKAIAGSVIGGIAETQEMLDFCGKHNITADIEVIKMQDINEAYERMLKSDVHYRFVVDMSSLKN
- a CDS encoding AraC family transcriptional regulator, with product MDKIVRFDHVSQYNDYNNHETLHPLVSVVDFSNAGLRPPAHINMGFYTVFLKDVKCGDIRYGRHFYDYQEGTLVFLAPGQVIKIECNHGPYYQPKGHALVFHPDLLRGTSLGRHMNDYTFFSYDVHEALHLSERERQTVLDCFSKIDFELRHAIDKHSKTLIVTNIELFLNYCQRFYDRQFLTRDNEHKGILARFEQLLNEYFLSDKPQTIGLPSVGYCAGQLNLSSNYFGDLIKKETGKSAQEYIQAKLIDVAKERIFDINKSVSEIAYELGFKYPQHFSRLFKQRVGHTPNEYRMLN
- a CDS encoding carboxymuconolactone decarboxylase family protein, whose amino-acid sequence is METTENGNAIFPKGEKAPADYFTGTAWVKILVPQDETGTYSIGDVVFEPGCRNNWHTHPAGQILLVTAGKGYYQEKGKPARLLTQGDVVVIPSGIVHWHGATRDSGFTHIAITNITKDGAVKWLERVTDEEYDRVHQTMDDDPPPEVKLTETAIHNHKMLFPHDVSKLKETDPELIEVFDNFAYDEVVSYGNLDTRTRMIVIVASTIACQALSEFTFMANGALNAGVTPVELKEIVYQAVPYVGIAKVLDFIHATNEILQRRGVALPLDGQTTTSRENRQEKGLLVQRSIFGDRIDKMYQEAPKDQLHIQQYLSANCFGDYITRKGLDLKTRELITYAMLISLGGVEAQVQGHIRGNVNVGNDKATLLGVTTQLLPYIGYPRTLNALQCLNEVIPD
- a CDS encoding TonB-dependent siderophore receptor, translated to MRALPTACLFSLLIGSVLNGYTQDTSPQGKKTVPGDSLWNISLQDVTVTSNGLNNKIKNLASTVNIVNNRQIKELGIQSVGDAIRLIPGANYQDEDGRGLKPGIGLRGLDPGRNGYVVVLVDGKIPLGQSYGQLGAYYMLPIASLERIEVIKGASPVLYGAGSIGGVINLITKKGQGKPNAEASIEAGSYNYLNANASAYGDNGKFNYYVNYNRRQGNGFRTSRSAFNTNDVTFRVGAKLDSTNELSVSGNVYTEDAETPGGLSELQYKDNYRQSVNPFDHFYAQRYSTAITYKKTLDATNTLSLSVFANYFKRNWWYDTKRDKKSILGDLRDIFTGGAVLEYNRTNKLFGLDNSLIVGLKYLGDQTNSIKVMGDDPLQHIGKTTFSTTIPTNVMEGYIQNEIHFSDKLSFTPGLRYTAINYGQSDYMTGQKLSTETSVFIYSFGLLYKPVERFRVYSTVSKGYNPPVLYAALDPGTVKDGHSLGAETSNNYEVGIRTTPVNWLDLSLSGYILDFNHKLTEEGGVFSNAGKAMHKGIEFELNVLPFKGMRLYTTGALQRATFEEGANKGNLLPYAPQQLLTIGAKYQTRVGAGELIVNAWNTFTGKQYNDALNTEEPSADGGNGAIPSYNLLNLSLNYNWHNWGVSLTANNLLNERYFTHRYDFWGGLFPGTPTTVNVGLSYRIHR